One window from the genome of Synergistaceae bacterium encodes:
- a CDS encoding MFS transporter encodes MTSNTQNNRTAQNQFALFRTRNFTPLFLTQFLGAFNDNFFKSAMVMLITYRLAERSGYDSRILVNVAGGIFILPFFLFSATAGQLADKYERSWLVQIVKIAEIIVMAGAAAGFYLHSIALLMVVLFLMGAQSTFFGPLKYSILPQHLKEDQLVAANGLIQMGTFLSILTGTLCGGLIILRSGGVHLVSVLVVSIATAGWVASRFIPKTVPIDPNLKPSPNFIAETLKIIANVLPRRDIFLSILGISWFWLVGTTFLSQFPTYAKLVIGANEQVATLFLAVFSVGIGTGSLACNGLLKGEVSGRYVPWAAVGMSIASVLLYFVSLRDPLPANFAEIGIVTFLSSAKNWGIVASLFAISFFGGLYIVPLYAIIQNRSDESQVAGVIACANISDSLFMVLSAVGTSLLLVAGLSIPHIFLVMAVLTIAAAVIIRRTVRDQLQQRGAL; translated from the coding sequence TTGACTTCAAATACACAAAATAACCGTACGGCGCAGAACCAGTTCGCTCTTTTTCGAACCCGCAACTTCACGCCGCTCTTTCTGACGCAGTTTCTCGGCGCGTTCAACGACAATTTTTTCAAGAGCGCCATGGTCATGCTGATCACCTATCGCCTCGCCGAACGATCCGGATATGATTCCCGCATTCTGGTGAACGTGGCCGGTGGCATATTCATCCTCCCCTTCTTTCTGTTTTCCGCCACGGCGGGACAGCTCGCCGACAAGTATGAACGGTCCTGGCTGGTTCAGATCGTCAAAATCGCCGAAATCATTGTCATGGCCGGAGCCGCCGCCGGTTTCTACCTTCACAGCATCGCGCTGCTGATGGTGGTTCTGTTTCTGATGGGGGCCCAGTCCACCTTCTTCGGGCCGCTGAAGTACAGCATTCTGCCCCAGCACCTGAAGGAAGACCAGCTGGTGGCCGCCAACGGACTGATCCAGATGGGGACGTTTCTTTCCATTCTGACGGGAACGCTCTGCGGGGGCCTCATCATTCTGCGCAGCGGAGGCGTTCATCTGGTGAGCGTCCTCGTCGTCTCCATTGCGACGGCGGGCTGGGTAGCCAGCCGGTTCATTCCGAAGACGGTTCCCATCGATCCCAACCTGAAACCCTCCCCCAACTTCATCGCCGAAACTCTGAAAATTATCGCGAACGTACTCCCCAGGCGGGACATTTTTCTCTCCATTCTTGGAATTTCATGGTTCTGGCTGGTGGGGACCACCTTCCTCTCCCAGTTTCCCACCTACGCGAAACTCGTCATCGGCGCCAACGAGCAGGTGGCGACGCTTTTTCTGGCGGTGTTTTCCGTGGGAATCGGCACGGGCTCTCTGGCCTGCAACGGACTCCTGAAGGGCGAGGTTTCCGGACGCTACGTCCCCTGGGCCGCGGTGGGCATGTCCATCGCCAGCGTTCTGCTGTACTTCGTCAGTCTTCGCGATCCCCTCCCCGCGAACTTCGCCGAGATCGGCATCGTGACGTTCCTGAGCTCGGCCAAAAACTGGGGAATTGTGGCCTCCCTGTTCGCCATCTCCTTTTTTGGGGGGCTCTACATCGTCCCGCTCTACGCCATCATCCAGAATCGCAGCGACGAATCCCAGGTGGCCGGAGTCATCGCCTGCGCCAACATCTCCGATTCCCTTTTTATGGTTCTCTCCGCCGTTGGGACAAGCCTTTTGCTGGTGGCGGGTTTGTCCATTCCGCATATCTTTCTCGTCATGGCCGTTCTGACCATCGCCGCCGCCGTCATCATTCGCCGGACGGTGCGCGATCAGCTTCAGCAAAGGGGGGCGCTGTAA
- a CDS encoding dihydrodipicolinate reductase — translation MGRTIRFAQYGCGKMGKYLIRYAMEKGAAPVAAFDMNPAVIGKDISEIAGLPNKTGVVVSDAKKADSVLKETKPDVCIVATRSIVAEIYEAFSVCAANGVNAISTCEESLYPWNSSPRLAAELDAKAKAGNCTLAGSGYPDMYWGVLITTLAATMHKITKIKGSSSYNVEDYGIALAEGHGAGLSLEEFHKKLGGYNDYTSEQIDELVKKEEWIPSYMWNQNGWLASRMGLTIRSQTQKNVPMTHDTDLHSDTLGMTVKAGYATGMASVVTTETAEGITLETESIGKIYAPGEFDTNIWTFQGEPETTIVVNKPATVELTCADIVNRIPVLIDSPAGYISTDKMPDAQYLVRPMDAYVKSR, via the coding sequence ATGGGCAGGACGATTCGATTCGCGCAGTACGGATGCGGAAAAATGGGCAAATATCTCATACGGTACGCCATGGAAAAAGGTGCGGCGCCGGTTGCCGCGTTCGACATGAATCCGGCGGTCATAGGGAAGGACATCAGCGAAATCGCCGGATTGCCGAACAAAACCGGAGTTGTGGTTTCCGACGCGAAGAAGGCCGACTCAGTTCTGAAAGAGACGAAGCCGGACGTGTGCATCGTCGCCACCCGCAGCATCGTCGCCGAAATCTATGAAGCGTTCTCCGTCTGTGCCGCAAACGGGGTCAACGCCATCTCCACCTGTGAAGAGAGTCTGTATCCCTGGAATTCATCTCCGCGTCTGGCGGCGGAGCTCGACGCCAAAGCAAAGGCCGGAAACTGCACCCTCGCCGGAAGCGGCTATCCCGACATGTACTGGGGCGTTCTCATTACCACCCTCGCGGCGACCATGCACAAAATCACAAAGATTAAGGGAAGCAGCAGCTACAACGTGGAAGATTACGGAATCGCGCTGGCGGAGGGGCACGGCGCCGGTCTCTCCCTGGAGGAGTTCCACAAAAAACTTGGAGGTTACAACGACTATACCTCGGAGCAAATCGACGAACTGGTCAAAAAAGAAGAGTGGATTCCCTCCTACATGTGGAACCAAAACGGATGGCTCGCCAGCAGGATGGGACTGACGATCAGGTCCCAAACCCAGAAGAACGTTCCCATGACCCATGACACCGACCTGCACTCCGACACGCTGGGCATGACGGTGAAAGCGGGATACGCCACCGGCATGGCGTCGGTGGTCACCACCGAGACGGCGGAAGGCATTACGCTGGAAACGGAATCCATCGGGAAAATCTACGCGCCCGGGGAATTTGACACCAACATCTGGACTTTCCAGGGTGAACCGGAAACCACCATCGTCGTCAACAAGCCCGCCACCGTAGAACTCACCTGCGCCGACATCGTCAACCGTATTCCCGTCCTCATCGACTCGCCGGCCGGTTACATCTCCACCGATAAAATGCCTGACGCACAGTACCTGGTGCGGCCGATGGACGCTTATGTAAAAAGCCGCTGA
- the speD gene encoding adenosylmethionine decarboxylase: MSPKGIHFIVEASGCGEVISDVARLQDILVEAAKQANAQVWSVSFNRFPPEGVSGVVVISESHLSVHTWPEVNYMALDIYTCGEKSMPFKAVEYVLKMIDAKRSHITEITRGIDDNDEVFYHSFVTWEEILRKNGASGE; this comes from the coding sequence TTGTCGCCCAAAGGGATTCATTTCATTGTAGAGGCGTCAGGGTGCGGTGAGGTCATTTCCGACGTCGCCCGGTTGCAGGATATTTTGGTTGAGGCCGCGAAACAGGCCAACGCGCAGGTCTGGTCGGTGTCGTTCAATCGTTTCCCGCCGGAAGGCGTCAGCGGAGTGGTGGTCATCAGCGAATCGCATTTGTCGGTGCACACCTGGCCGGAGGTCAATTATATGGCCCTTGACATTTATACCTGCGGAGAAAAGAGTATGCCTTTCAAAGCGGTGGAATACGTTCTCAAAATGATCGACGCCAAGCGCAGCCATATCACGGAGATCACGCGCGGTATCGATGACAACGACGAAGTCTTTTATCATTCTTTCGTCACCTGGGAGGAAATTCTGAGAAAGAACGGCGCTTCCGGCGAGTAA
- a CDS encoding AMP-binding protein yields the protein MPSSTGSFCSRFSHCFKKGLLRAGQLILKALFRVEIRGWEHYKAAGDRVLILPNHVSLLDPALVALFLPREPIFAVNLFVARLWSWTKPFLALIRSWPIDPTNPFALKSLAAAIKNDEHCVFFPEGRISTTGSMMKIYDGAAMLADKTNAILLPLHIEGAQFSKFSYLKGKYPLRWFPKITLTFLPPRRLDLPADLRGRKRRERIHLFLHDMMRDSAFDASSHRKTLFQAVLEARRLYGRKWQIATDAGRQTVSYDRMIAAALALGGQFRSITRKNECVGILLPGSVPTVALTLGLSRLGRVPGMLNYTARAKNILSCCEAAQITTIVTSRRFVEAGKFAPLIGEMEKAGLKVVWLEEIAAAVDIFTKLAAWLQTRFMRPSQAAGNPDAPAVVLFTSGSEGSPKGVVLSHANIVANRNQLIASIDFCPGDVVMNAMPMFHVFGYVVGTLMPLLTGIKTFYYPTPLHYRLIPLVAYDIDATILFGTDTFLYGYARNAHPYDFYRVRYVFAGAEKLRERTQRLWGEKFGIRVIEGYGTTEAAIVSANTPLQFRVGTVGRLMPEIRSRLDLVPGIDRGGRMFISGPNVMLGYVKPDLPGKIQPPENGWYDTGDIIAIDESGFLTIQGRAKRFAKVAGEMVSLTALEEEIDLLWPGSRHAVVTAQDERRGEQVVLVTEKQDAIREDLVVFLRAAGFAEVALPRKIIVVPALPLLGSGKTDYPTLTALVEQKGSSLQEGVHQEP from the coding sequence ATGCCGTCGTCCACAGGTTCCTTCTGTTCCCGTTTTTCGCATTGTTTCAAAAAAGGGCTTCTCAGGGCGGGACAACTCATTCTGAAGGCGCTCTTTCGGGTGGAGATCCGTGGATGGGAGCACTACAAAGCCGCCGGAGATCGGGTTCTGATTCTTCCGAATCACGTTTCTCTGCTGGATCCCGCGCTGGTGGCTCTGTTTCTGCCACGGGAACCCATTTTTGCCGTCAACCTCTTCGTCGCGCGCCTTTGGAGCTGGACAAAGCCGTTTTTGGCCCTCATTCGTTCCTGGCCCATCGACCCCACCAACCCCTTCGCCCTGAAGAGTTTAGCCGCCGCGATCAAAAACGACGAGCACTGCGTCTTCTTCCCCGAGGGTCGCATCAGCACCACAGGCAGCATGATGAAAATATACGACGGCGCCGCCATGCTGGCGGACAAAACCAACGCGATCCTGCTCCCCCTGCACATCGAAGGAGCTCAGTTTTCAAAATTTTCCTATCTGAAGGGAAAGTATCCCCTGCGCTGGTTCCCGAAAATAACTCTGACCTTTCTGCCTCCGCGTCGGCTGGACCTGCCGGCGGACCTTCGGGGGCGCAAGCGGCGCGAGAGAATCCACCTGTTTCTGCACGACATGATGCGGGACAGCGCCTTCGACGCCTCCAGCCACCGCAAAACCCTTTTTCAGGCCGTACTGGAGGCTCGCAGGCTGTACGGACGCAAATGGCAGATCGCCACCGACGCGGGGCGTCAAACCGTCAGCTACGACCGGATGATCGCCGCGGCCCTGGCGCTGGGGGGACAGTTCCGGTCCATCACACGAAAAAACGAATGCGTGGGGATCCTTCTGCCGGGCAGTGTGCCGACGGTGGCCCTCACCCTCGGCCTCTCCCGCCTGGGGCGCGTCCCCGGAATGCTGAATTATACGGCCAGGGCCAAAAATATCCTGTCCTGCTGCGAGGCCGCTCAAATCACCACGATCGTAACCTCCCGCCGCTTCGTGGAGGCGGGGAAGTTCGCCCCTCTCATCGGCGAGATGGAAAAGGCCGGTCTCAAAGTTGTCTGGCTGGAGGAAATCGCCGCCGCCGTCGACATCTTCACCAAACTTGCCGCGTGGCTTCAGACGCGCTTCATGAGGCCTTCCCAGGCCGCCGGCAACCCGGACGCCCCGGCGGTGGTCCTTTTCACCTCCGGATCGGAGGGTTCTCCCAAGGGAGTCGTTCTGAGTCACGCCAACATTGTCGCCAACCGCAACCAGCTCATCGCCTCCATCGACTTCTGCCCCGGCGACGTGGTGATGAACGCCATGCCCATGTTTCACGTTTTCGGATACGTGGTCGGCACCCTGATGCCCCTTCTGACCGGTATTAAAACCTTTTACTATCCCACTCCCCTGCATTATCGCCTGATTCCTCTGGTGGCCTATGACATCGACGCGACGATTCTGTTCGGGACGGACACGTTTCTTTACGGCTACGCCCGTAACGCCCATCCCTACGACTTTTACAGGGTTCGTTATGTTTTCGCCGGCGCGGAAAAACTGCGCGAGCGCACACAGCGCCTCTGGGGAGAAAAATTCGGCATACGGGTCATTGAGGGCTATGGCACCACGGAGGCGGCCATCGTGTCGGCCAACACGCCCCTGCAGTTCCGGGTGGGGACCGTGGGGCGGCTGATGCCGGAGATACGGAGCCGGCTTGATCTCGTCCCCGGCATCGACAGGGGCGGCCGCATGTTCATTTCCGGACCGAACGTCATGCTCGGATACGTGAAACCCGACCTCCCCGGAAAAATTCAGCCTCCGGAAAACGGGTGGTACGACACGGGGGACATTATCGCTATCGACGAAAGCGGTTTTCTCACCATCCAGGGCCGGGCAAAACGCTTCGCCAAGGTGGCGGGAGAAATGGTTTCCCTGACGGCACTGGAGGAGGAAATCGACCTTCTGTGGCCGGGCTCCCGGCACGCCGTCGTCACCGCGCAGGACGAGCGTCGAGGGGAACAGGTGGTTCTCGTCACCGAAAAACAGGACGCGATTCGGGAAGATCTGGTGGTTTTCCTGAGGGCGGCCGGGTTTGCGGAAGTCGCCCTTCCACGCAAAATCATCGTCGTGCCCGCCCTGCCTCTGCTGGGGTCGGGCAAAACGGACTACCCCACTCTGACGGCGCTGGTGGAACAAAAAGGATCTTCCCTCCAGGAGGGCGTCCATCAGGAGCCATGA